In Lacinutrix sp. Bg11-31, the DNA window TGCTCAATAGTAAACATGTTATAAACTACTGTGTCAATTTCTTGCTCTTCTTCGAAAGCAGAATCTGCAAAACTTATGCGTAATAAATCTGTGAAACTTAACATGCCAATTATAGATTCTCCAGAAACTACAGGAATATGGCGAATATTATTTTTTTTGAATAATTCTTCAGCTGTTTCTAAATTATCTGTGTGGTTAAGTGTAATAACATCTTTGGTCATTATAGCTGATACTGGTGTTCTTTTCTTCATAATTATTTAAGTTTTAAATTCTACAATAAAGATAGGTTTAACACTTAAAAATTAATATGACAATAATCATATTTAGAAAATAAAATAGAAGTTTTTCTTAAATTAAAAATTGAGCACATTACTGATATTTATCATAGTTTTAATTGATAATAGGCATTACTTTTAATATGTTATTTAGTTTATAGTTATTGAGTTTTTTCAATAGTAATAACCTAATTACATTTTTATTATTTATCAAACCTATTAGTTAATGGTTAAGCTTAAAATAGTGTTTGCTAATAATAAATACGCTATTAATCAATGAATAAAAACAGAAGTAATAGTATTGCTTCTGTTTTTTTTAATTAAAAATTTGAATAATAATCATAATAAGCACTTTTATGAATTTTCTTGAATTTATTTACGATTGGATATCCAAACATCCAATAGCCACAAGTTTAATAAAGTATTGCTTCTGGATTCTGTTTTCTATTTTAATTATTCAGTTTTTAAGGCGCTCTTTAAAACGTTACTTACCAGAAACAAAAACAAGATATAAGTCTCAAAAAGCAATTGAAATTATAGGCTACATTTTTTTAATTTTTTTAACTATTTCATATTTTACAGGTAATGTTAAAGACTTCACATTAGCAATTGGCTTATTTTCTGCAGGAGTTGCTATTACACTTCAAGAGTTGTTTTTAAGTATAGCTGGTTCCATTTATATCTTTTTAGTAAAAGTCTATGCTCCAGGAGATAGAATAGAAATTAATGGTATTAAAGGAGATGTAATAGATATAGATAGTATTTACACAACCATGATGGAAATTGGTAAATGGGTAAGTAGCGATAACTATAGTGGTAGAATTGTAAAACTTAGTAATGCTTTTGTTTTTAAAGGACCTATTTATAATTACTCTCGCGATTTTCCATTTATTTGGGATGAAATTGAAATTCCCATTCGTTACGGTTCGGATATCGAATTAGCTAAAGAAATTGTGTTAAGTACAGCTTCTAGAATTCTAAGTAATTATACATCAATCTCTAAAGAAGAATGGAAAACTGTTGTAAATAAATATTATATAGAAGATGCAATTTTGGATCCTACATTAGCAATTAGTATAACAGATAATTGGATAAAATTTAACCTTAGGTATATAGTAGATTATAAAAAAAGAAGAGCAACACATCATTTGTTACATGATGAAATTAATAAACGTATAAATGAAACTGCTGGGCAAGTTCAATTAGCATCAACAACCATAGAAATTGTTAAAGTTCCAGAGTTTAAAATAGAAAAATAAGATCTCAATAAAAAAATATATAAATAGGTGTTAATGAGAAATATCATAGTTTTTAAAGTGTATACATCCTATTTTTGAATTACTAAATACTATAAATTATGAAAACGATAATACAATATGTAAATATAAAAACAAGCGAAACCATGTCTCTTTATGTTACTAAACATTTAGAAAAACTATCAAAAAAATATGAATGGGTTATAAAAGCTAATGTTTTTTTTAAGCATGAAAACGATGCAACCGAAAAAGGTAAAATTTGTGATATTGAATTAAGTTTACCTGGTCCAAAAATATTTGCAACTTCAAACGAAAAAAATTATGAAATGGCTGTAAAAGAAACCATATCAGATTTAGAAAAACAACTTGAAAAAAGAAAAGCAAAAATAATTAATCATTAAATTTAAATTAAAGATGAAAAAAATTCTTGTCCCTGTTGATTTTTCTGAACATTCAGAATATGCATTACAAACAGCAGCAACTTTAGCTAAAAAACACAATAGTAGTCTTGTTGTTTTACACATGTTAGGGCTTTCTGAAGCAATACTTACTAAAAACGAATCTGATGAGATTTTAGAAGGTGTTTTCTATATGAAACTAGCCGAAAAACGCTTTAGTGAATTCCTGGATAAAGACTATTTAGATGGCATCTCAATAGAGACAACAGTTCAAAATTATGTGCATTTTAATGAAATAGATAAAGTAGCCCAAGAGTTTCATGCTAATTTAATAGTTATGGGATCTCATGGAGCAAGCGGTATTAAAGAGGTTTTTGTAGGCTCAAACACAGAAAAAGTAGTACGTACTTCGCAAACACCAGTTTTAGTAGTTAAAAACCCAGTGTTAAATTTTAAAATAAAGAGAGTAGTTTTCGCTTGCGACTTTAACTTAGACTTTGTAGAGCCATTTAAAAAAGCATATCAGTTTTTTAAAACCCTAGGAGCAGAATTTCAAATTGTTTATATTAATTTACCAGATAGATTTATAAGTACCACAGAAATGAAAATTAAAGCTTTTAAGTTTTTATTACACACAGGAATTAAGGAATTAGCAGAACAAGAAAAGAATATTATTTATTATAATGATTACACACTAGAACGCGGTTTGTTTTCTTTTAGTAACGATTTTAATGCAGATGTAATTGCTATACCAACTCATGGTAGAAGAGGTATTGCACATTTCTTCTCAGAGAAAATAGGAGAGACGTTAGTAAACCACAGCGATATCCCAATAATAACATTTAAAATTTAGTACATTCTATATTTATCGTTTAATAAAAAAGCAGAATACTCTTATTAAGTATTCTGCTTTTTTTTAAGTTTGATTAAGTATTAAATTTTTTGAATAGTCCACTTTTTAGTTTTGCCTAGAGTAGCAAAAATAGTATTAGAGAGTAACTTAGAAGTAATGCTTGGAGCTTTTATAAGACTACTTTTATCTAAAGCAATGTAAGTTGCATTATCTGGATCCAGATATTTAGTTATTTTACCATTAGTATCTATTAAAACCTCGAAATACTTATAATAATACACGTTTATATTTAATTTGTTTTTACCAATATCTTCTTTCATTAATTCTAAAGCAATAGCAAAATCAAAATCGAAATTTGTAGCATTTAAAAACTGAGGCTCAATAATTGTTTTTCCAGATTTGTCTATATAACCATAATAAGAAATACCTTCTTTTTTATACGTTATTAAACAGCGTTCTTTTTTAAAAATAGGATAGCTTTTGCTATTAACATTTGTTAAAACTAGATCGTTTCTAAAGGCTACTAAAATATCACCTTCAGTATTTATAAAAGCCCATTGGTCACCTTTTTTAATAGCCGCAACATCGTTATGGAAAGGCGAAATATAATCTATGTTTTGTGTATACCCTAAAAAAGGGATTATAATAAGTGTAAAGACCAGAATAGCTGCTTTTTTCATGATAAATTATTTGTATTTGTTTATTCAAAAATATCATGATTTTAAAGCTTATAAAATGATATAAATCATGAATGTAGTATTAATCTTAAGCGATGCTAAACTTTGATGTCAATTAATTTTGAAGTATATAAATTGAGAAAAATAGTCTGTAATTAGGCACAAAGTATGGCTTATGTCTTGTAAAAACCATTATATCTAATTGTTTTTAGTCTTTTATTTAGAACATGACTAATGTCATTTTAAAATATTAACGTATAAACTAATTTAGAATTATCAATCAAGATAGATTTTTAAACAGTATTAATAAATCTAACAAATACAATTTCAAATCGTAAGACCTTGAAATTGTTGAGTGTTTAAAATTATCATTTAACTGCAATGCTTTGTCACTTTATACAAAGAAGTCTTTAGGGTTACTATTCGTTAAATAATAAATTTAAACACTACCAAAAAAAACAGGAAGCTTAGGCTTCCTGTTTTTAATTAAAACACTTTACTAGATGCCTGATATTCGTCATAGTTTTCTATAGTAATACACAGTAATTTTAATAAAATTTAATATGTATAAAAATGAAAAACATACTATTGCCAACGGATTTCTCGGATAATTCATGGAATGCTATTGCTTATGCATTGCAGTTGTTTAAAGACGAGGAATGTAATTTTTATCTTCTTAATACTTATACTCCAATAATATATCACACAGAACAAGTTTTAATAAATCCAGAACAATTTGATCTTGCAGGACCAGATGCCGTTGGAGAAATGGCTAAAAAGAATTTGCAAGAGGTAAAAAATCGCATAGAAAAAGAATTTAAAAACCCTAAACATACTTTAGTTACAATGGCTGTTTTCAAGACGTTGATTCGAGCAATAAATGAGCTTCAAGTAGATAAAGCAATAGACTTTATTGTTATGGGAACAAAAGGTGCAACTGGAGCAAAAGGAGTACTTTTTGGCTCCAATACTGTGCATGTTTTTAATAGTGTAAAATGTCCTGTTTTGGCTGTGCCAGAAAAGTTTAATTTTGAAACGCCTCGTGAAATATTATTTCCATCAGACTATAATATAAAATTTAGTGAAATTAAAATTAAACCATTGGTGGATATTGCAAAACAGTACCATTCGCGAGTAAATATTCTTCATGTGTTTTATGGAGAAACACTTTCTAAAGCACAAGAGAGTAATAGGCAGCAATTGGAGAACTTGTTTAAAGGTTCAGCATACTTGTTTCATGAAGTAAAAAACAAAAATATTTCTCATGCTATTACAGATTTTCAACTTAAAGCACGTATTAATCTATTGGTTTTGGTTAATAATAAGCATTCTTTTTTCGAGAATATATTCTTCAAAAATAAAATTAACCAAATCGGTTTTCATTTAAATATCCCGTTTTTAGTGATTCCTTCAAAATAAAAAAATAAACAAATGAAAAACATACTATTACCAACAGATTTTTCGGATAATTCATGGACAGCAATTGTATATGCTCTTAAATTATATAGTGATAAAGATTGTACGTTTTATGTACTTAATTCTTCAGAGTTAAAAGTTACAACAACACTAAACTTGTCTAAGAAATTAGTTGAGACCTTACATAAAAATGACAAAGCGCAATTGTTAAAATTTAAAGAGAGAATAGAATCGTCTTATCCAAACCCAAATCATGAGGTAAAAGTATTGTTAAGCTCAGAGGCTTTAAGTGAAGCAATAGATACTGCAATTGCTACACATAAAATAGATATGGTTGTAATGGGAACAAAAGGAGCTACAGGTCTTAAGGCATTTGTTTTAGGTAGTAATACTGTAAGGATTATTAATAAAATTATTAAATGCCCAATACTAGTAATACCAGAGAACTATAACTTTATTGCGCCAAAGCAAATTGCTTTCCCAACAGATTATAGTAGGTTTTATGCGCACAAAGAGTTACGTCCTATACAAGATTTTGCAGATTTGTGGGATTCTAAAATTAGAGTATTATATATAGCAGAAAAATCGAGTTTAACTAAAGAACAAAAAATTAATAAAGCTGTACTAAAAGAACATTTTGCGCATAATAAAACTGGATTTCATTGGGTACTAAAGTGTTTAAAAATCACTAATGAAATTACATCTTTTGTCGAAGATTATAAAGTAGATCTATTGGCAATGGTAAAGTATAAACATAGTTATTTTGAAAAAATATTAAGAGAGCCAATCATTAAAAAAATTGGTTTTCATATAACTGTCCCTTTTTTGGTTATACCCAAATAAGCTGATTTTTATCATTTCGAATACTATTTTATAATAGTACATTTATACAGTAACGTAACTTATTATAAAATGAGACATAAAATATTATTACCTACCGACTTCTCTAAAAATGCTTCTAAAGCCATTGAATACGCATTAGAATTATATAAAGATGATGTATGCGATTTCTATTTGCTAAACGTGTTTTATGCTAAAGGGCATTTAATAGAAAGCCTTATTAATCTAGAGCCAGGAAGTGGTGTTTATGAAATAGTAAAAGAGGAGTCGCAAATTAGGTTGCAAAAAATAATAGACGGTTTGTTATTGGGAGACAATGTAAACCCTAAGCATCAATTTAAATCCATTTCAAAGTTTAATAATACAGTTGAAACCATAAAAAATGTAGTAGAAGAAAAGGATATTGAAATGATTGTTATGGGTACAAAAGGAAAAACAAATGCTCGAAAAGTTGCTTATGGTAGCATTGCTATTAATGTTATGGAAAAAGTGCGTAATTGTCCAGTGATTGCTGTGCCTGAAGACGCAAAACTAGACATGCCAAAGGAGATTGTTTTTCCAACAAGTTATAAAACACATTTTAAAAGGCGTGAACTAATTTACCTTATCGATATAGCAAAAAAATGTAAAGCAAATATTGCTGTTTTACATATCTCTAACGAAGATAAACTTGATCAAAAGCAACTTGAAAATATAGAGTTATTAAAGGAATATTTTAAAGAGGTTACATACTCTGTTCATAACCTGTTAAATAATAATGTAGAAACAGCAGTTGGCCTTTTTGTAGAAAGTAGAGCAAGTGATATGGTTGCATTTATAAATAAAAAACATGCTTTTTTTGGTAGTATTTTAACACAACCATTGGTAAAAGATATAACCTATCTCACCAATGTGCCAATATTAGTAATGCATGATTTAAGAAACTAAAAAACAAATAAGATGAAAAAAGTAGGCGTTTGGATTGATAAAAATAAAGCACAAATTGTTAAGCTAGAAGATGGTTTAGAATCTGTGAAAATTGTAGAGTCTAATATTGAGCATTTTCACGTAAAAGGTGGTTCTGGATCAAGGTTTAAAGGTGGTCCACAAGATGTTATACAGGATAGTAAATATCTGGAAAGAGAGAACCAACAACTCAAAAAATATTTTAAAACTATTGCAGAAAACATAAAGGATGCAGATGCAATTGTATTGTTTGGACCAGCTCAAACAAACGAGAAATTTAGTAAAGAACTGCAAGAACGTTATACTACGTTAGCAACAAAATTAAAGGCAATAAAAAAAGCAGATAGTATGAGTGATAATGAGGTAAAAGCTTGGGTTAGAGATTTTTTTATAAAGCATTAAATACAATTAGAAAAGCCAATTTAAACTTAGTAATAATGGAAACACAACTCGAATACTTAAGTTTCAATTCAGACAAGTCTATTGATGAATTATTGTACACAATGAAACAAACGGAGTTGCATTTAAAAAATATAGAAACAGAATTACGTTTCCTGAAATTTTTAATTGATGCAAGAATTTATAAGGAGAAAGTGATGAATTTGTTTGAAAACCTTACTCTTTTTGATAAAAAAGTGGATCGTTTTCTAAACGAGATTGAAGATGCATTAATGGAGTTAAATAATCAAACAAATTTAATATCTAAAAAGATAGAATGTGAAGATTTAGAATGCGATGCTTTTTTTATTAATGAGCATAATAAGATAGAGAGTGAATTTTTTAACTTAATTAAAAAATCAAGCATTGTTAAATTAGAGTTATTTCAATATTTAAAGAGTGTTATAAAAAATGTGTAGCGCACACTATTTATAGCTTAACCTTATAAAATATCATAAACTATGAATACGAACAATACAGATTCAAAATATATAGAATGGATAAGTGCTGAAGAAATGCATGAAGTAACAAAGCAATGGCTCTCTGATTTAAAATTTATTGCAGATGAGCAAAAGTTCTTTCAGGATTTAATAAAAAATTATACCATACAGTTAGTCGATAAAAGTGTATTTGCAGATACTAAAGTAACTATAGACGCTCTTGAAAAGTCTAAAAATAAAACCAAAAATTTATTAGCAGCCATAAAAAGGCATGGAAACGACCTTGAAATACTTGTAGATGGTATCGATCAACTTAAAGAAGAAAAAACTTACAAGAAAAAGCATCGTGAATTTATTAGCTTAATGAGTGCCTTTTTTATAGAATACCAAACATTAAAAACGCAACTTTTTCTAATAGTAAAAAAGGCACTCAAGAAAGAAAACCAACAGCGTCTTTTATAACAAAATAGATTGCTACTCCATAGAAGAGGCTAATATTTACTTGCAATTACCATAGTTGTTTTATCTCATAAATATCACAGTAAATTAAGCCACTATTAAATAGATTTATTTAAAAAAAAAAGAAAAGATGAAATTATTTTATTATTTAATCGCCATTTTATTTTTAACCAGTTGTTCATCTACAAGTATGATAGATAGCTGGAAAAGTAAAGAATACAGTACTTACACGCCTAATAAAATTCTAATTGTAGGACTTACAGATAATCTTACTGCAAGAAAAATATTTGAAGAAAAACTTAAAACAGAACTTAAAAACAGAGGTATTGAAGCCATAGAAAGTTATGATGTTTTTGAATCTACATTTACAAGCTCAAAGCAAACCGAAAAAGACATTCAAAATGAGGTGGCTAAACTCTCAAAAAGTGGTTTCGATGCTATTCTTATTTCTGCAGTAAAAGGTGTTGATGAAAAAGAAGTTTATTCTGGAGATACTTATCAAGTAGACTATTATTGGAGACGTTTTGGACGTTACTATCACAGGTATCAAGATGTTTATTGGAAAAAAGGCTACTACAGCCAATATAAAGTGTATCATATTGAAGCTTCGTTATACAACATAAAAGAGGATAATGATAAATCCTTAGTATGGACAGCACAATACAATATTGTTGATCCTAAACAAATTAGTACTACTGTTAATGATTATGTAAATGCTATCATTAAATCTTTGGAAAAGGAAAAAGTAATCACATTTAAATAATAACCAAAAGGAAATGAAAGTACTAATATACAGCGCAAAAGATTTCGAAATTCCATATTTAGAAAATGCAAATAATGGGAAACATAAATTAACATTTATTAAGGATGCTTTAACTTCTAAAACAGCAATAAAAGCTTTAGGCTACGATGCCATTTCTATTTTCTCTGCAGACGAATGTAGTTTTATGATTTTAGAAAAGCTTAAAGACTTTAATGTTAAATATATTACGTTGCGATCTACTGGTTACGATAATGTTAATTTGCGTTCTGCAGCAAGATTAAACATTAAAGTGGCTAATGTTCCTGCTTATTCACCTTATGCTATTGCAGAACATGCAGTTGCTTTGCTTTTAGCACTAAACAGAAAACTAATAGCTTCTAATAGTAGAGTAAAGCAGTTTAATTTTAATTTAAACCATCTTATAGGTTTTGATTTAAATGGAAAAACAATTGGTGTTGTTGGTACTGGAAAAATTGGCTCAGTAATGTCTAAAATTATGCATGGTTTTGGTTGTAATTTATTAGGCTTTGATATTGAAGAAAATCAATGTTTAATAAACGATTTTAATATAAAATACATGTCGTTAATCGAATTATGCAAACAAGCAGACATTATCTCATTACACGTGCCTTTAAATAGTGATACGCATCACTTAATTGATAGAAATTTAATAGAGCAAATGAAACCAGGTGTTGTAATTATAAATACAGCTAGAGGTTTAATTGTTGATACCGAAGCTATAATTGAAGGCTTAGAAAATAAAACCATTAGTGCTTTTGCTATGGATGTTTACGAGAATGAAAAAAATCTATTCTTTAAAGATTTATCGTACAAAATGCCAGAAGATAATCTCTTTATAAAACTAAACGCGATACCAAATGTTTTAATAACAGGACATCATGCTTTTTTAACTATAGAAGCTTTAACAAATATAGCAGAGACTACAATTTATAATTTAGATTGTTGGAATGATGGCACAGATACAGAGAACGAATTAACCGAAACAATATAAATCGCTTAAAGTTTTTTCTTATTTAAACCATAAATATCTTTTAATACTTGTGGTTTACCATCCTTTTCAACCATTAAATCGTAGCGAATATTAATTTTGGTTCCTAAAGTTGCATGGTAATAAATAATCCAAGCATCTGCTTCTCTTGTGCCAATACAGCCATTAGAATAAGCTTTACCTAAAGATTTTGGGTTTGTAGTTGGATGAATTAATTGACCGTATCTAATATTGTTAATTTCGGTTATTAACCAAGGAATTTGGGGTAATGCTGTTACTTTGTTGTCATCCCTTCGTGTTACATGGTATTGGTGCCCATTTACTGGATTATAATAATCTGGATTTTTTACATGATCAACAATACTTCCATTACCTGTTTTTGTTCTTAAATCGGTAATGCGATCACCAAATTTTAAGTACTTTTTCTCATGTCTGCCAACGCGTACTGTAAATTCATATAACAACAAAGAGTCTTCATAAATACGTAGTTTGTATTCGGGTATATTAACATCTATTAAAGTCTTATCTATGGACTTCTGAAGTTTTTTAGCTAAAACAGAATCTGGTAAAATTAAATTAGCTCCTTTTGGTAAAATCACCATTTTTTTCTGATTATAAACAAAAGAATCCTTTGCCTTTAATCTATAATAATCGGTATTCTGAAGCGTATCTATAATCCATGGATTTGCGCGAACCAATAGGTGTTCGGTTAAAGAATATGGTGTAATCGAGTCGTATTTACAAACAATAGAATCTAAATATTGAAAATAGTGTTCAATCTTTACAGGTTTCTCTATAAGTATAGTAGTTATACTGTCTTTTTTTACTGAAATTTTAGGAATTAAAACAACTTGAGAAGATAAAATAATAGATTCTTCTTTAGTATTACAGGCTATAAATAATAGTGATAGAATAAAAAGTAAGAATATTTTTTTTTTACACATAAGCTATTTTTAATTGAGATCGAAGGCATTATTTCTTTAAGATTGTGATTCTGCTTTTAAGTTATTGTCTGCGCCAAGAATTGGATATCCAATTCTTGATAATAAATGCTTTGCTTTTTCAAAATCATGAGGAGTATTATAAGTAAAACCAACGGTTTCCTCTACTAGATCTACGTCTATATCGTAAACACCAACAATTTCAGATAGTCTATTAACAATCGTATGCTCACATCCTCCGCATTTTAAATTTTGTACATGTAATGTTGTTCTCATTATTTCTCGTTTTGCTTATTAAAAATACTATTAATAATAGTTTTATAAAATGATGTTTATCAGTTTAAACTTTAGAAGCAAAGTTGCATAGTATAGGCTAATTGTTGTTGTTGTTGTTGTTGTTGTTGTTGTTGTTGTTGTTGTTGTTGTTGTTGTTGTTGTTGTTGTTGTTGTTGTTGTTGTTGTTGTTGTTGTTGTTGTTGGTTTTTGTTACAGGAATTTTAATTTCAATACTAACATCTGGCCAAAGTTTAGAAACGCCATCTTTACCTTTATGTAAATCGTAGCATGCATTATTTAAAGTGTCTAGCGCTTTATTTGCTTCCCATTTTAATAAATCCAGATTAGTTTTTAAAGTTAGCGTATCTGCTTTAAAGCTATAATTATAGTCTATTTTCTTTGTGGTATTATTCATATTTAAATTTAGAATCCCTTTTCCAGAATGTGCTTTTAAAATGTTGCCTTTAATTGTAATGGTATTAAAGGTTTTAAAAAACAGTTCTCTTAGCTTTACATCTCGAATTTTAGAATTAGAATTTACAGATGCTGTTTCAATATAAATTTGAGAGTTTTCAAGTAAATTTTCTAAGGTTCCAGAATGGTTTTTAGTATTAAGTTTAAAAGTATCAAAAACACCTTTTACACCAACTTTATCGGAGAATTTATATGCTGTCCAAGCAACTGTAATTCCAGAAGTGTTTAGAACGTAATTTGCATTTTCTTGATCTTGTTTTTTTTCTGAATTTTTACAAGAAATTAAAATAAATAAGACTATTAAATAACCTGAATATTTACTAATTTGTTTCATTGTTTTTTCCATATTTATTGATGATAGCCATTTGTCCAGCATGATAAGTAGTATGAGAAATAATGCGACCAAAAGCTTCCGCTTTTGTTTTTGTCCCAAATTCTTTAGTTTCAATTATAGTTTCCCAATCTGTTTCGGTTTGTTGCTCTACTATCGTTTTTAATTCGTTAAAAGAATGCTCTCCATAAGTTTTAAGTTCGTTTAGTTTTGTCCATTGTCCAGTGTCTTTTTGTGCAATTACAGTTTTCGCAATTACACGAATATCAATTGCTCCAAAGACATTTTTAGCAAAAAGAAGCTCTACATCACCAATATGCCTAATTAAAAAGCCAATGCTATTTGGAGAAGGTGATAGCTTTTTCTTTAAATCGTCTTCTGTAAGTCTTTCTAATTGATTGGTAAATCTAGTTCTAGCTTCAATCCATAATTCTAAAAGAAGCTCTGTTTTAGTTTTCATGATTATATGATTTAGGTTTCTTTAATAAAATATTTTAAAATTTTCTCATTCTACCAGTAATTTCTTCAACAGTTATAGTAAAAACGCTAGGAATATTATCATTAAATATTTTACTTGAAAACTGACTAATAAAATCTAAATCTCGATTTTCAGTTTTTAGTATAATGTCCTTTACACCTAAAGAAAATTGATGCAGCATTGCTTTGGCTTCACTGCCGTAATGTAGATTAAAAGTACCTCTAATTAGTATAGATTTCCAATCGTTTACAGAGTCTATATCTGTAATACAAATTGAAGTAGCATTGTTTTTTCGTAAAGCATTTAGTTTATGTCCATCTGCAGAATAGCAAATAATACTATTTCTCTCTTCGTCATAGAAATAGGTGATTGGTACAACAAATGGCTCGTTATTATATATGTATGCTAAATAACCAATGTAATTTCTACTTAATATGAAGATTTTTTCTTTTGTATCTAATGTCTTTATCATAATTATTTTCGTTAAGATGATTGCTTAAAATTAAGAACAATTTAAAAACTATAAAATGATAAAAATCAGTAGCTCAATTCTTATTTTTTAACGAGGTCGTTGTGAAGTTTTAATTGATTTTTTAATTGAATATTCTCCAATTTTAGAGTTTCGATTTGGTTTAATAGATTAAAAATAACATCTACGCCTTCAATATTTATTTCAAGATCATAATGTAAGCGTATTATTTTTTCAATGTCACGAATTTGTGTTTTCTTAATAAAAACATCATTATCGAAGGTTTGTATCTCTATAAGTTCGTACTCGTATAATGTGTCTAAAAAAGATTGTGGTACTTTATAATAATTACAAAGTTGTTTTATGGAAATTAAGTCTTGTGTGTTCATAATTAACGTAGTTTTTGTAGCGCTTTAATTAACTTTTTTTCTTCGTCTGTAAGTTGCTTTGGAATTTTAAGCGCGTATGTAATATATAAGTCACCAAAGGCATTATCAGTTTTATACTTAGGAAACCCTTTGCCTTTTAATTTTACTTTTGTTTCATTTTCAGTTTCAGGTTTTACCGTTAGTTTTACTTTACCATCAAATGTGTCTACCATAATCTCACCACCCAAAAGCGCAGTATATAAATCTAAATCTACTTGAGTGTATAGGTTCGCTTTGTTTCGTTTAAATTTAGTATGATTTTGAATATGAAACTTAATATATAAATCACCATTTGGGCCATTATTTATTCCTTTTCCACCATAACCATTTATTCTAATTTTTTCACCATTTTCTACACCTGCGGGAATTGTAATTCTTATGTTTTTTCCATTTACGGTTAGTGTACGTTTATGGGTGGTGTACACATCTTTCAATTCCAAAGTTAATTCGGCATTAAAATCTTGACCTCTAAATTGTGCTTGTCGTCTTCCTTGA includes these proteins:
- a CDS encoding CBS domain-containing protein translates to MKKRTPVSAIMTKDVITLNHTDNLETAEELFKKNNIRHIPVVSGESIIGMLSFTDLLRISFADSAFEEEQEIDTVVYNMFTIEQVMAKNLISVNTNTTIKEVAEILAKKEFHALPVVDNKKLVGIVTTTDLINYLIEQF
- a CDS encoding mechanosensitive ion channel family protein, yielding MNFLEFIYDWISKHPIATSLIKYCFWILFSILIIQFLRRSLKRYLPETKTRYKSQKAIEIIGYIFLIFLTISYFTGNVKDFTLAIGLFSAGVAITLQELFLSIAGSIYIFLVKVYAPGDRIEINGIKGDVIDIDSIYTTMMEIGKWVSSDNYSGRIVKLSNAFVFKGPIYNYSRDFPFIWDEIEIPIRYGSDIELAKEIVLSTASRILSNYTSISKEEWKTVVNKYYIEDAILDPTLAISITDNWIKFNLRYIVDYKKRRATHHLLHDEINKRINETAGQVQLASTTIEIVKVPEFKIEK
- the hpf gene encoding ribosome hibernation-promoting factor, HPF/YfiA family, translating into MKTIIQYVNIKTSETMSLYVTKHLEKLSKKYEWVIKANVFFKHENDATEKGKICDIELSLPGPKIFATSNEKNYEMAVKETISDLEKQLEKRKAKIINH
- a CDS encoding universal stress protein produces the protein MKKILVPVDFSEHSEYALQTAATLAKKHNSSLVVLHMLGLSEAILTKNESDEILEGVFYMKLAEKRFSEFLDKDYLDGISIETTVQNYVHFNEIDKVAQEFHANLIVMGSHGASGIKEVFVGSNTEKVVRTSQTPVLVVKNPVLNFKIKRVVFACDFNLDFVEPFKKAYQFFKTLGAEFQIVYINLPDRFISTTEMKIKAFKFLLHTGIKELAEQEKNIIYYNDYTLERGLFSFSNDFNADVIAIPTHGRRGIAHFFSEKIGETLVNHSDIPIITFKI
- a CDS encoding WG repeat-containing protein, yielding MKKAAILVFTLIIIPFLGYTQNIDYISPFHNDVAAIKKGDQWAFINTEGDILVAFRNDLVLTNVNSKSYPIFKKERCLITYKKEGISYYGYIDKSGKTIIEPQFLNATNFDFDFAIALELMKEDIGKNKLNINVYYYKYFEVLIDTNGKITKYLDPDNATYIALDKSSLIKAPSITSKLLSNTIFATLGKTKKWTIQKI
- a CDS encoding universal stress protein; translation: MKNILLPTDFSDNSWNAIAYALQLFKDEECNFYLLNTYTPIIYHTEQVLINPEQFDLAGPDAVGEMAKKNLQEVKNRIEKEFKNPKHTLVTMAVFKTLIRAINELQVDKAIDFIVMGTKGATGAKGVLFGSNTVHVFNSVKCPVLAVPEKFNFETPREILFPSDYNIKFSEIKIKPLVDIAKQYHSRVNILHVFYGETLSKAQESNRQQLENLFKGSAYLFHEVKNKNISHAITDFQLKARINLLVLVNNKHSFFENIFFKNKINQIGFHLNIPFLVIPSK
- a CDS encoding universal stress protein, with the protein product MKNILLPTDFSDNSWTAIVYALKLYSDKDCTFYVLNSSELKVTTTLNLSKKLVETLHKNDKAQLLKFKERIESSYPNPNHEVKVLLSSEALSEAIDTAIATHKIDMVVMGTKGATGLKAFVLGSNTVRIINKIIKCPILVIPENYNFIAPKQIAFPTDYSRFYAHKELRPIQDFADLWDSKIRVLYIAEKSSLTKEQKINKAVLKEHFAHNKTGFHWVLKCLKITNEITSFVEDYKVDLLAMVKYKHSYFEKILREPIIKKIGFHITVPFLVIPK
- a CDS encoding universal stress protein; its protein translation is MRHKILLPTDFSKNASKAIEYALELYKDDVCDFYLLNVFYAKGHLIESLINLEPGSGVYEIVKEESQIRLQKIIDGLLLGDNVNPKHQFKSISKFNNTVETIKNVVEEKDIEMIVMGTKGKTNARKVAYGSIAINVMEKVRNCPVIAVPEDAKLDMPKEIVFPTSYKTHFKRRELIYLIDIAKKCKANIAVLHISNEDKLDQKQLENIELLKEYFKEVTYSVHNLLNNNVETAVGLFVESRASDMVAFINKKHAFFGSILTQPLVKDITYLTNVPILVMHDLRN